Within the Catalinimonas niigatensis genome, the region AAGACTGTCTATATCCGTTTTGTGGGCACACATGCTGAGTATGATAAGATTGTAGATGCAAGTAAAATATGAAAGAAGTTATAGAAGAATTTAATCGCTTTGCCGTGAAGCCTATCAGAAGTGAAGAAGCGTTGAATGCTGTTTTTGACCGCATTGATGAAATCATTGATGCACAGCCAGGCTCTCATGAATTTGAAGAACTTGACCTGCTCAGTGAGTTAGTATATGCCTATGAGCATCGATACCATGAAGTTGGTATTCCCGATCCTATTGAACTTATCAATGCCAAAGTTGAGGATGGAGAAATTACCCTGGATCAACTCAAAGAAGTATTACCCAATCGTTCCACCCGCTC harbors:
- a CDS encoding helix-turn-helix domain-containing protein, producing MKEVIEEFNRFAVKPIRSEEALNAVFDRIDEIIDAQPGSHEFEELDLLSELVYAYEHRYHEVGIPDPIELINAKVEDGEITLDQLKEVLPNRSTRSQVLNKHRRMPINAALAIVKRGWVPTESFFASSYWSSFDN